From the Cohaesibacter sp. ES.047 genome, one window contains:
- a CDS encoding DUF6101 family protein, whose amino-acid sequence MRRHDNHKYTEAISYQIEGAARVDPHDLMKYFQSSDIRSKVARLAGQDEADLFGSQVPGMVQIKEDYALVESILTCGLPLIVRVPMSYFKGVGARFVVGKREGSPLICILELVHDDPNLTVPVMATTDLEEAAVDWKSWSRRYGLSMLHQPLDADGYVTVDWERGVPAGLAPGPIKPRRHHAQFAARRPRFLVRRKVGISGELANVSGREIIART is encoded by the coding sequence GTGAGGCGTCACGACAATCATAAATACACGGAAGCCATTTCCTACCAGATCGAGGGGGCGGCACGCGTCGACCCCCACGACCTGATGAAATATTTCCAATCCTCGGACATCCGATCGAAAGTCGCCAGACTGGCAGGGCAGGACGAAGCAGACCTGTTTGGCAGTCAGGTGCCCGGCATGGTGCAGATCAAGGAAGATTATGCCCTTGTCGAAAGCATCCTGACCTGCGGTCTGCCGCTGATCGTTCGGGTTCCCATGTCCTATTTCAAGGGCGTTGGTGCGCGCTTTGTCGTTGGCAAGCGTGAAGGCTCTCCGCTCATCTGTATTCTGGAACTCGTCCATGACGATCCGAATCTGACGGTTCCGGTCATGGCCACCACCGATCTGGAAGAGGCGGCCGTTGACTGGAAAAGCTGGTCTCGACGCTATGGTCTATCGATGCTGCACCAGCCGCTCGATGCGGACGGATATGTCACCGTCGACTGGGAACGCGGTGTACCGGCGGGACTGGCTCCCGGACCGATCAAACCGCGCCGCCATCACGCCCAGTTCGCGGCACGGCGCCCACGCTTCCTCGTACGGCGCAAGGTTGGCATCAGCGGTGAACTTGCCAATGTATCTGGCCGTGAAATTATCGCCCGCACCTGA
- a CDS encoding TldD/PmbA family protein, translating to MSDLLDQSVNLERAQHLVEAAIKAGADSADAVAARAVSSSVGLRDGAPEENEHSENDSLALRVFIDGCKASISTNTTSDPEILAKLAERAVAMARLSPRDPFARLAARSDLMENDIVIDRVAAIDPYDPSIPTTEELLKMAYEAEEGALQVDGVTKSGGATAGHFLGGAVLATSHGFVGAYLTSRISFSATAIAGLGMNMERDYSFSAAVHREDLKDPAYVGRRAGERATGRVNPAKMETGTYDVIFEPRVANSLIGHLASAINGTAIARHTSFLMDRLGRQIFPKGISITDDPTLVRGLGSRPFDGEGVDCKPLALVEDGYLNQWVLDSATAAELGLKTNGRATRSGANPYPSTTNLTLTPGSQTKEDLIRGVKDGVFITDLIGHGVNGVTGDYSRGAAGFRIRNGELAESISEITIAGNLSDMFARIIPADDLNFEQAVNAPSILIEGMTVAGR from the coding sequence ATGTCAGACCTTCTCGACCAGTCCGTAAACCTTGAACGAGCCCAACATCTTGTTGAGGCTGCAATCAAAGCCGGCGCAGACTCCGCAGATGCCGTTGCCGCCCGCGCGGTTTCCAGTTCGGTCGGCCTGCGCGACGGAGCGCCTGAGGAGAATGAACACTCGGAGAATGACTCGCTGGCTTTGCGGGTCTTCATCGATGGCTGCAAGGCGTCCATTTCGACCAACACCACATCGGATCCCGAAATTCTGGCCAAGCTGGCAGAACGCGCCGTTGCTATGGCCCGCTTGTCGCCGCGCGATCCTTTCGCACGTCTGGCGGCACGCAGTGACCTGATGGAAAATGACATCGTCATCGACCGCGTCGCTGCGATTGATCCTTATGATCCGAGCATTCCCACCACCGAAGAGCTGCTCAAGATGGCCTATGAGGCCGAAGAGGGGGCGCTGCAAGTGGACGGGGTCACCAAATCGGGTGGCGCCACCGCAGGTCATTTTCTGGGTGGAGCCGTGCTGGCCACCTCGCATGGCTTTGTCGGTGCCTATCTGACTTCGCGCATTTCCTTCTCGGCCACCGCCATTGCCGGGCTGGGCATGAATATGGAGCGGGACTATTCCTTCTCGGCGGCCGTGCACAGAGAAGACCTCAAGGACCCCGCCTATGTGGGGCGCAGGGCAGGCGAACGCGCCACGGGGCGGGTCAATCCTGCCAAGATGGAAACCGGCACCTACGACGTCATTTTCGAGCCCAGAGTTGCCAACTCGCTGATTGGCCATTTGGCTTCGGCCATCAACGGCACCGCGATCGCGCGCCACACCTCGTTCCTGATGGATCGTCTCGGGCGTCAGATTTTCCCCAAAGGCATCAGCATAACCGATGACCCGACATTGGTCCGCGGCCTTGGCTCCCGTCCGTTCGATGGCGAAGGCGTGGATTGCAAACCACTGGCGCTGGTTGAGGATGGCTATCTGAACCAATGGGTGCTCGACAGCGCCACAGCTGCCGAACTGGGCCTGAAGACCAACGGCAGGGCAACGCGCTCCGGTGCAAACCCCTATCCGTCGACGACCAACCTGACGCTTACGCCAGGGTCACAGACCAAGGAAGACCTGATCCGTGGTGTCAAGGACGGGGTCTTTATCACCGACCTCATCGGGCACGGTGTCAACGGCGTGACGGGCGACTACTCGCGCGGTGCTGCAGGGTTCCGTATCCGCAACGGCGAGCTCGCCGAATCCATCTCCGAAATCACCATTGCGGGCAATCTCAGCGACATGTTCGCGCGGATCATTCCTGCGGATGACCTGAATTTCGAACAGGCGGTCAACGCGCCATCCATTCTGATCGAGGGAATGACTGTTGCAGGACGATAA
- a CDS encoding 3'(2'),5'-bisphosphate nucleotidase CysQ encodes MQDDKMTPCADYHAFREDTKLLEQVAREAGDVALKFFKKDPEVWTKKNDSPVTEADLAVNNLIAERLMAARPNYGWLSEESEDSDDRLEKRRVFVIDPIDGTRAFIDGGTEWTISLAVVENGRPVAAALYAPVRHEMYLASKLSGSTLNGARLRCPQLRTLEGARAAGPRIVIDKGPLARAGVEGRGYIRSLAYRIVMVGNGALDLALAREHANDWDLAAADLILEEAGGVLRDNANQPLRYNRKDCRHGCLCAAGHPIADLMAAIMPVLPFPKRH; translated from the coding sequence TTGCAGGACGATAAGATGACGCCTTGCGCGGACTATCATGCCTTTCGTGAAGACACCAAGCTCCTTGAACAGGTTGCGCGTGAGGCGGGGGACGTTGCGCTCAAATTCTTCAAGAAGGACCCAGAGGTCTGGACCAAGAAAAATGACAGTCCGGTCACCGAAGCCGATCTGGCCGTCAACAATCTGATTGCAGAGCGCCTCATGGCGGCGCGCCCGAATTATGGCTGGCTGTCCGAGGAAAGCGAAGACAGCGACGACCGCCTCGAGAAGCGGCGGGTCTTTGTCATTGATCCCATCGACGGAACCCGCGCCTTCATTGATGGCGGCACCGAATGGACGATTTCCCTTGCCGTGGTGGAAAACGGCAGGCCGGTGGCCGCCGCTCTTTATGCACCTGTGCGGCATGAAATGTATCTGGCTTCCAAACTGTCAGGTTCAACCCTGAACGGAGCCAGACTGCGCTGTCCGCAACTGCGCACGCTCGAGGGCGCACGCGCCGCCGGTCCGCGTATTGTGATCGACAAGGGGCCGCTGGCCCGGGCCGGGGTTGAAGGGCGTGGCTATATTCGCTCGTTGGCCTATCGCATTGTGATGGTCGGCAATGGTGCGCTTGATCTGGCGCTTGCCCGTGAACATGCCAATGACTGGGATCTGGCCGCCGCTGATCTCATTCTCGAGGAAGCCGGTGGTGTTCTGCGTGACAATGCCAACCAGCCTCTTCGATACAATCGCAAAGACTGTCGCCACGGGTGCCTTTGTGCAGCCGGTCACCCGATTGCGGACCTGATGGCAGCCATCATGCCGGTTCTGCCGTTCCCCAAACGGCACTGA
- a CDS encoding DUF4170 domain-containing protein, which translates to MSEEQPKQLLHMVFGGELTDLESIEFKDLDKLDIVGIYPNYATAFDAWKSKAQSTVDNAHMRYFVVHMHRLMDPEEE; encoded by the coding sequence ATGTCTGAAGAACAGCCAAAACAGCTTTTGCATATGGTGTTCGGTGGCGAACTGACCGATCTGGAAAGCATTGAATTCAAGGATCTCGACAAGCTCGATATCGTTGGCATCTATCCCAATTATGCGACCGCATTCGATGCCTGGAAATCCAAGGCGCAAAGCACGGTTGATAATGCACACATGCGCTATTTCGTCGTCCACATGCATCGTCTGATGGACCCTGAGGAAGAATAG